The nucleotide sequence CACAGAATTTTTAAAAGCCAAGCAATTTCTGAGGGATGAAGATTCAATTATTTATAATATTGTCGGGTATAGTGATCGCGGCATTAGCGCCATGACTATTAATAAAGATAATTCTGAGATTTTAGAGACTTGCTCCCATATATATAAGAATGAAACAAGAGATGAAACAATAATAGAAGCGCGTCAACAGCTTTTCGAGTTAATGAAACGTAAAGTCATTAGAAGTTTTGACGGTGGAAAAGTTTTTTTCGATAAACTTTTAAATATTTCGGAAGAAGGAATTACTACTATTGTTCATCAAGAACATATCGAAGGTTTTCCTAACTCAGTTGCTCCTCTTTCGCCAGATTTAGCCAAATAATTACAGCTTAGTCCCAATTTAGAACTTAGACAAGCTCACGCTGAACTAATCAAAAAAGCACTAGCTTCTGATGCCAATTATATCTTTTTAACCGGGAATCCTGGGATTGGGAAAACTACAGCAATTTCCGAGTTTCTCAAAACCAAAAAGTGTTTAGATGAAGGGTTTTTATTTTTTTATATTAGTCCCCGAATACAAGTTAACCTAGATATTATTGAAAAATTCACAGATCCGGTCACTAAGTCTCTACATGATGACCGAATCTTTACTATAAATACTAATTCTATCCTCATTAATAATCATGGTGGAGGTTGTACAGTCCATTATGTTTCTAATAGACATCACGATAATTTTAAGGCGCAAACGGTTCAATTTATTGATCAGAGAAAAGACTCTGAATTGATAACAAAATCTTCTAAAAGTTTTCAGCGATTAACTGAAGAAGACCTGCACCATGTAAGTCGAATAAACCGAGCCGTATTAGATAGTATTTGTGAGGGAATTTACACGCTTATTAATCAAAAAATTTCTAATAATATTGTAGCGACTGTCGCTGTTCAGTCTTTGAAAAAATTATCGAATGGTCAAGATACTTTAAATTATTTTAAAAATATTTTTAGAGGTGTTTATAACGACACAGAAGGTAACCCGATTGAAAAAGAAATGAAAGCACTCTCCGGGCGGATAAAAAATTTATTTATCATGATTGATGAAATTACAGGAGATCATAGCGGCGTTGAATTTTTAAACGGAGTAAGTGGTATTTTGAGAAATTTTAAACTATTTGAGCCTGAGTATGGTTTTAACCTCAAAATAATTGTTGCTGATGCTTCTATTGTGGAACCCGATGTCATTAAACAACATCTTTCTGAAACTTCAGCAGAACCGAATAAAATATTTTTTAGAAAAGCAAAAGCTATTTCTGAACCTGTTCCCTTATCAATCCAAAAATTTAAGTTTAAAAAACCCGAAGATGCCGTAGTCATTAATGCTAATTCTTATCCCGCAAAAAGTTTAAACATTACTTATAAAATTTTGATTGAATCGCTTAAGTTTCATGAAAAAATTTATTTAACGAAAAAAAGGATTTAACCGAACAGATTCAAAGTCAAATCATCGAGGATATTAATGCAATCTTGTCTCAACCCTCTTCAGGGCAAATTATTGTTTATATCCAAGATAAAGCACGTTTGGCTGATTTAATTTCTCAAATGAAAGACGAAAGAGAAGAATTTATCAAATATCAAGATTATCTAGAAATTCATGCTAGTCTTTCTGAAACTGAAAAAAAACAAATTTTTGAGTATCAAAACCGAGTTAAAATTATTTTTATGACTGCTTCTGCAAGTCGGGGGTTATCTTTTCCAAAAACTAAACATATCCTCGTGGATATTCCCCGTTTTGAGATAGAAAAAAACCTGATGGAAGTCATACAGGTGATTTATAGAGGTCGTGGAAATTATGAACAAGATGGTGTCAAAAAAACTTTAGATGATCAAGAAAAAGAATTAATTTTTTACCTGTCTGAACAGGCCATTTATGATCCTAATAACCTCAACTCATCTATAGAAGATTCTGCCGAGAAAAGGAAATTATCTCTACGGGAAAGTGTACTGAGTCTGTTCAACATTTTGTTAATTTTAAAAGTCTCGATAATGACTCGAATTTTTGGCTATGGTAAAATTGGTAATGATAAGTTTATTCTCATTCCTATTGGGGGAAAATCCGTTTTTACTGCCGGTTACACCTTTAGTAGTAAAATGAGTTCCCTAATTAAGCAATTGAAAAAAGAACATTATAAGGATCGTTATAATGAGCGTTTAAAAGAAATTTATTCTCAATTAGAAAAATTACTAAAATCAGCAGAATTTACTTTGCAGGGCGATAACAGTTATTCAGAAGAAGATAAAAAAAGCTCTTATTTAAAGTTACAAGAATTACTCAAACGCGAATTTATAAAAATTTTAAATACTAATTTTGCTGACTTATTAGATTTTGCTCCTGTTGAAACTGGTTATATTAGTGGGAGTTTATTAATTGTTCCCGTTGCACACAGAATCGTTAAAGAAACATATAAAATGCGAATTGATCAAAAACAGATGAATGGGCAAAATAAAAATTTATTAAATCAATTAAATGAAATTTATAAAGACCTTAATAACCCTCCTAATTTACGTTTTGCCATTTATGAAGCAATGGAATTAGTACAAAATTTACAAGAGCAACCTTTCAAGACCCAAAGGTTAGAGCAAAATAGCCAGTGTAATGATCAATATTATCTTTTCCCTTTATTTACCTTTCTTAGTGGTGAGTTCATCAATGAGTATTTTTCTAGGGGTGAGGAAGAACCCGAAGACCAAAGATTTCGAGATATATTAGAAAATTATATTCGCTCGATTTATCCTGTGGGCAACGTTTTACCGATTGGACATAAGTATAAAGATTTTCCTTTTCTCGTTTTTAGAAGTTATAGTCTCAATGAAATTAGAAGTAAACTTTTTACCGATAAATATTTTTTAACTTCTAATGATTTGAATGTTTTAAATTTGATCCTTTATCAAGACAACTAACAGTACATCAAAAAGTCTAGGCACTACATATCAACCGCCAAGGTGCTTAAGATAGCCTTAAAGCGTCAAACCTAGAGAAGGCAAGGAGTTACGGTGGTCTCTTGCCTTTTGCCATAGTGCTGCCAGTCAATCCTCTGGCGAGTGGTATAAACGCAACCGGGCTTTTAAGCGAGCAATTTCCTGAGCCATATCCAGCATCATGCCCGCCCCTACCCAATTCACACCGAGGTCACGACGCAAGCGCAGGATTTGGGCAATACGGGCAATCTCTCTAGCACGCAGTTGGGCATTGTCTGACTCAACCACATTGAGAATGACCAACCGTTGGATCAGGTTGACTGAAATGGCCACCATACCAGCCGCCTCTTCATAGGTGTAAAAACGTTCTTCGCTCTCTTGTACCTCAAGTTGGGACAGATCGATATCAGCTTCGCTCATAGGGTAATGCTCTCCAAATCAGCATGGGGATTGAATTGACGGTTACTGCGAATCGTTTCGTAACTCTGACGTTCCACTTCGCTGAGTTCGTTACTCGGTGGTGTGACAATTTTCAGTTTCACCCATTGATCGGTGCGTTGACCTTTGGGCAGTTTCCAGCCCTTGCCGCGTAGTCGCAACACTTGGCCGGAGTTGCTTCCAGCCGGAATTTTTAGATTCACCAACCCGTCTGGTGTTGGCACCTGTAACTGGGTACCCAGTACCGCCTCATCAGGAGCCAAACTAATTTCGCAGGTAATATTGTCATTATCATCAAACTTAAAAAACGGATGGGGGGCAAGGTCGATCGTCAGATACAAGTCTCCCGGTTCTTTGGTAAAAGGATTCATGCGGCCTTTACCTTTAATACGAATACGGCTGCCTGGTTTGGCTCCTGCCGGCACCCTCACCTTAAAGGGCTGTTCCCCTTCTAATTGTAACTGTTTAACCGTACCCTTAAAAGCTTCAGCCCATGTCAAAACGATCGCCGCTTCAGTGTCAGGGTGTGGTGCGTAACTGTGGTAGGTGGAACGGTAGCCTTCATCGAAGTCCTCTGGACCTTCACCGTGATCCGGTGAGGTGGAATACTGATAGACCCGGCGGCCTTGGCGATCTCCGGTGCTATAACGGTGTAATAGCTCATTGATGAAGTCCTCAAAGTTCCCGTATTCCCCGAAGTCTACCGTTGTATCGGGCTGTGCGGCTCCCCTTGGCGGCGTTGCTCCTTCCTGGGCATATTTCCAGTATTGACCATACTGATCATACTTTTTGCGGTTTTCCTCATCTGAGAGGACTTCATAAGCCTCGTTGATTTCTTTAAACCTCTCTTCGGCGGTTTTATCATCCGGGTTGAGGTCGGGATGGTGCTTGCGGGCCAAGTTTCGGAATGCTTTTTTAATCTCATCCGCAGTCGCCGTCTTGTCCACTCCCAAAATCTGGTAATAGTCTTTAAAACCCTGAGCCGTAGCCATATCTGCCGATTTCCTTGACGTTAGTCTTACTTGCTCAAGCCGATGGTTTTGCCGCGCTTGAATTGAGCAATGCCCTGTTTCATGCCAGAGGCCAAGGGTTTTGCCCAGAGATCAACCAACTCTTGTGCGTGCTGGTAATTTTCTTCCCCCTGGATCAATTGGGACAAAGCTGCACCGATCTGATCGCCTTGCCGTTGCAGGGCTTCATACATGGTTTGACACTCATCAAACTCTAAGGTAAACCCATCGAGGTTATCGACGCTAAGGTCGCCCAACAAGTCAAACCCGGCAAAGCCCTTCAAAACCTCAACCGTCTGGAGGAAAAAATTTATCGGTCCTAAATCACTAAAACGGGTTGCAGGCTCACCATCCTGGGAATTTTGGACACCAAAGTAGGGTCCGGTTAGAGTGTAAACCACATTCCACGCCCAGACTTCCCCCTCTGGTAACTGAAATTGAAGATCGAAATCCGTTTGAGTGGGTTGATGATGATGGATGTAGATAGCAGGGGATAGCGGCTCGATCTGTTCATAGCCCCAGAGTTCAACGCCGACGTTCGGTGAAACAATATCGTGGGGAATGCGGCTTCTTAAGAGTTTCTCGGCTTCGCTAGACAAAAATTGAACTCGTTGCTTGGCTTCTTCGCGTTCTTCACCGGTCAATTCATCTTGCAACTCATTAAGCAGAGACGCAATCACTAAATCTGCTGCATTGCTGTCACGTGAGACTCGGCTGACCGTATGTTCGATGAAATGAATTCGGAGTTGTTCAAAGGTGTATTTCATGCCTCAAAACTCCTTGTTATAAGATAGATACATTTCATTTTTGCACTTTATCATGAAGTTTGACAGAAGGCTTTCAGAATTTTACCGTAGCGCCAGCCTTCTCCGGCAAAAATTTTTTTAAAACCGAAAATTTCTGAACTTTTTCCTCATTTAAGAGGAAATTGTCCGGGTTGGGCATCTCCAGTAACCTATCATCACCATTTCGCTAACTCACGTTACGAATTGTAACCGAACCGAGAGCTTATAATAGATTAGCCATAACAATTTACCTAAAGTCCGAATTTTTTTCTAACCTAGAAAAGTAAGATCAACGGTTTCAAAATTCTTAAGGCTTATCTAAAACTCCATGCTCTCTGTACTTAGGATTCAAAACTTTACCCTGATTGACCAGCTAGAACTAGAGTTTGGCCCAAAATTAAACGTTCTCACAGGGGAAACTGGGGCAGGTAAATCAATTATTCTAGATGCGATTGATATTGTCTTAGGAGGGAAAGTCAATAACCGTCTCATTCGCCAAGGAACCCAACAGGCCATCATAGAAGCAACTTTCCAGACTAATACTAAGATAAGGCAATGGCTAAGTGCCCAAGAAATTGACCCCTTAGAAGATGGAACGCTAGTCTGTACCCGAGAACTCTCCCTGACGGGTAACTCTATGCGTTCGCGCTGTCGTCTCAACGGAGTTTTAGTCAACTTATCTTTAATGAACCAACTGCGAGAATCTCTCGTCGAAATCACCGCACAGGGTCAAACCGTACAATTAATGGATTCTACCATCCAACGCGACTTACTAGACCTCTATGGCGGTCAACCCATTCTCGCCCAACGTCAAGTGGTAGCCGCCGCTTATGAAGTCGCTAAAACTGCCCTGCAAGCCTTAGAAAAACGCCGCCAATCTGAACAACAACGACTACAACGCCTCGATTTATTGCAATATCAACTCAAAGAACTTGAAGAAGCTCGCTTAACTGATGCCGATGAACTTGAACAACTCCAACAAGAACGCGACCGCCTCTCTCATGTGGTAGACTTGCAAAAGTCCAGTTACCAAGCTTATCAACTCCTCTACCAAAATGATAGCGGCGAATTAGCGATCGCCGATCTGCTAGGAGATGCTGAGGCAATCTTGACAAATATGGAAGAATATGATAAAGAAATCAATTCCATTTTGGAGATGGTGAGAAACGCCCTCACCCAAGTCATAGAAGCCGGACAACAAATTAATGCCTATGGAGACGGGTTAGAAGCTGATCCAGAAAGATTAACCGAAGTCGAAGAAAGAATTAATCTTTTAAAAAGAATATGCCGCAAATACGGTCCAAGTTTAACTGAGGTGATTTCTCATTATGAAAAATTGCAACAGGAACTAAGCGAATTAAACGACAGTGAACAATCTCTGGAAAAATTAGAACAAGACTATCAAGCCGCCCAAAAAAAACTCGACGAACTCTGTCAAAACTTGACCGAACTACGCTTAGGAGCCGCCGCAAAATTAGAGCAACAATTGGTCAAAGAATTGAAACCCTTAGCGATGGAAAAAGTCATTTTTGTCTGTAAGATGATTCCTATTTCCCCGAGTGCAAGCGGTGCTGATCAAATCATCTTTTATTTTAGTCCTAACCCCGGAGAAAAAATTCAACCGTTATCAAGTACCGCTTCTGGGGGAGAAATGAGCCGCTTTCTCTTAGCCTTAAAAGCCTGTTTTTCGGGTGCGGATAATCCTTCTCAAACCCTTATTTTCGATGAAATTGATGCAGGAGTCTCGGGAAAAGTTGCCCAAGCGATCGCACAGAAACTTCATCAACTGAGTGAAAATCATCAGGTCTTATGTGTTACTCATCAACCTTTAGTGGCAGCGATGGCCGACGTGCATTTTCGCGTAGAAAAAGAAATGATTGAAGAATATTCCCAGGAAGAAGAGTCTCATAATGGACAATTAAAATTTCCCGAAATTCGTACCGTTGTGCGAGTCAAAAAGTTAGAAAATCATCAAACTCGGCGGGAAGAATTAGCCTTGCTCACTGGCGGACATTCAGCCGATGAAGCGATCGCCTTTGCTGACTCATTATTATTAAAAGCTGCCGCTTATCGTTTGGGAAAGCCTTAGAATCTAAGCCGCCTATCGTTGAAAATCCCCAACCGAAAAAAGGATTATTAATGATAATTTTTCTGGCAATAATTATGAGTTGGTGGCTGATAAATCGTCTGAATTAACTTAAGTTTTATTGAGCCAAGGAGAAAGGACAACTTTTGCCTAAAAGCCTAGGCGCAGAAATTGAGCATAAAATTCTCAGTTTTTCAGTAAATTTTTCGACAAATGAACGCTTAAAAAGGCCTGAAACGCTTACCTCTTAACTGTTGCCGCTTGCCCTGCTCCCAGCCTAGCCGCCTGCGGAGTGAACATGATAAAGTAATCAATGAACTCTTTTATCGATTAAAGCGAGAGTCTCCAGCAGATAGTTCAGATGAAAAATCAAATTAAACGAGAACAAAAACAAAGAGTTTGGTTTCGAATACTTTTTCAATGGCACGGTTCAGTTCTTCCCTCTATACTTCCTAAAGTTTTACTCTGTGGGGCATTTAGTATTATTATTGCTTTATTAGAAACAGGTGGACTCAATTTATCTTTGCCGCTAGAAAGTGGAATTGTTCCGAGTATAGTTTTAGGTTTATTATTAGTTTTCCGTACTAATACCGCTTATGATAAATTTTGGGAAGGTCGCAAAGCTTGGGGAACGTTAATTAATACGGTTCGGAATTTAGCTAGATCAATTTGGGTGAGTATAGAAGAACGTGAACCCGAAGATAGAACTGAAAAGATAGTTACTTTGCGGTTATTAGTTGCCTTTGCTATCGCGACAAAACTGCATTTAAGGGGCGAACCCGTTAACTCGGAATTAGCGCCGTTTATGTCTCCCCTGCGCTATGAAAAATTAAAAATCATGAATAACCCTCCTATAGAAGTGGCTTTTTGGATAGGGGATTATTTACAGCGACAATTTGACCGAGGATATGTGAATGCTTATCAATTAACCGCTATGTTTAAATTAGTGGATCAGTTAGTTGATGTGTTAGGGATTTGCGAACGAATCCTAAAAACGCCGATTCCTTTAGCTTATAATATTCATCTTAAGCAATTAATTCTCTTGTATTGTTTTACCTTACCCTTTCAACTAATTGCTCAATTTGAATGGTTAACTCCCTTGATCGTGGCCTTAATTAGCTTTACCGTCTTTGGCATAGAAGAAATTGGCATAGAAATCGAAAACCCTTTTGGCAAAGACCCCAATGATTTGCCTTTAGAGCAGATTTGTGAAACCATGACCAGAAATATTGAAGATTTAATTACTTTAGCTCCCTGTGTCAGACGTTGGCAAGATACACCATTAAATAGAATAGAGCCTGATTTAAACTCTTTTGATGCAGGAAGCCGAGAACTATAGGTAAATTACAGAACTTATCGGCAAGATACTCCCGAGGGTGAAAGAATGAGATCAATAGTATGTAATAACTCCTGTGCCGTATAGGGTTTAGGCAAAAAAGCTTGAGTTTTCATTTTCATCTCTTGGGAAAGCTTTTCACTCGAGATCAGCCCACTAATGCCAATAATCTTGACTTCAGGATTCATTTTTTGCAAAGTGCGAATAGCAGTATCACCCCCCATAGCAGGCATCATAATATCCATTAATACGAGAGAGACTTTATGTTCATACTGAGCATATAATTCAATGGCTTCAATGCCATTATTAGCCGTTAAAACTTGATAATTATAGTTTTCTAGGAGGATTTTTGTGGTTTCTCGAATCCCCGCTTCATCATCCACCAGTAACAATAACTCGCCGTGTCCTTGTGGCAGTTCTAAACTTTGTGCCGTAAAAGTGTGAAAACTTTCCTGAGCCGGAAGATGCACTTTAACGACAGTCCCCTGTCCCATCTTAGTATTGATACTCAAAAAACCATTATGGCTTTTAATAATCCCCATCGCAGTAGAAAGACCTAGCCCGGAACCTTTACCATGCTCTTTAGTGGTGAAAAAAGGCTCAAAGATTCTCTCAAGCACTTCAGGGGCTATCCCTGTACCCGTATCTGAGACGCTAACCACACTATAAAGACCCTCTTTTGCATCGAGATGCTGACGAGCATAGCTTTCATCTACAAACAAATTCTCAGCCCCTAGGGTTAAAATCCCCCCATTAGGCATAGCATCACGAGCATTGAGGACTAAATTCATCAGCACTTGGTGTAGTTGAGTGGTATCGCCACGTACTGGACGAAGGTCGGGGGATATATTTGTTCTAATCTCGATGGATTTAGGAAAGGTCTGCCGCATCATTTGCTGAATTTCTGAGAGAAGATAATTCACTTGCAAAATACTGTGCTTTCCTTCGAGTCCTCGGGCAAAAGACAACACTTGCTTGATTAAAGCACTGCCGCGTTTGGAATTGTCTTCAAGAATTTTTAAGAGTTCTCGGGTGCGCTCGTCAATATCGGGAAATTTCATGGGCAGGATTTGAGCGATGCCTAAAATAGGAGTCAAAATATTATTAAGGTCGTGAGCGATGCCACTGGCGAGAGTGCCAATACTCTCCAATCGTTGAGCGCGAAGAAATTGGGCTTCAAGCTGTTTCTTTTCTGTAATATCGGTATTGACAATCAAAATTGATTTAGGTTCTCCTAGGGAGTCGCGCATTAATGTCCAACGACTATTGACGATGATTTCTTTGCCTTCTTTGGTTACTTGATGCAGTTCACTTTCCCAGGCACCATATTTGATCAAATTTTTCCAATTGTTTTGTGGTTGAGATAGGTAGCTTTCTCGATACAAAAGTTTATTAATATTTTTCCCCATCACTTCTTGGGTTTGCCAACCATACAGATGTTCTGCCCCTTGATTCCAAAAACTAATTTTATCGTCCAAATCTCGCACCATAATGGCATCTGTGGTGATATTGAGTAAAGCCGCTTGTTGAGTGAGATGTTCATTTTGCTCCAGCAACTTTTTGGTCAAATTTTGCAGACGGAGGTGAATATTAATGCGGGCTAACACCTCTTCATGTTCAAAAGGCTTTGTCACATAATCTACGGCTCCTAGATTTAACCCTTTGAGCTTCTCGACGTTATCAATTAAGGCCGTCATAAAAATAATGGGAATATCTGCCGTTTTGGGGTTGCTTTTCAAGCGACGGCAGGTTTCAAAACCGTCTAATCTCGGCATTAATATATCCAGTAGAATCAAGTCTGGCGGCGCATATTCTACCATTTCTATAGCACTTTCCCCGTCTTCAGCCACCACAACTTTAAAGCCTGCATCTTCTAAAATATCGAGCAGCA is from Gloeothece verrucosa PCC 7822 and encodes:
- a CDS encoding DnaJ C-terminal domain-containing protein, whose protein sequence is MATAQGFKDYYQILGVDKTATADEIKKAFRNLARKHHPDLNPDDKTAEERFKEINEAYEVLSDEENRKKYDQYGQYWKYAQEGATPPRGAAQPDTTVDFGEYGNFEDFINELLHRYSTGDRQGRRVYQYSTSPDHGEGPEDFDEGYRSTYHSYAPHPDTEAAIVLTWAEAFKGTVKQLQLEGEQPFKVRVPAGAKPGSRIRIKGKGRMNPFTKEPGDLYLTIDLAPHPFFKFDDNDNITCEISLAPDEAVLGTQLQVPTPDGLVNLKIPAGSNSGQVLRLRGKGWKLPKGQRTDQWVKLKIVTPPSNELSEVERQSYETIRSNRQFNPHADLESITL
- the recN gene encoding DNA repair protein RecN, producing the protein MLSVLRIQNFTLIDQLELEFGPKLNVLTGETGAGKSIILDAIDIVLGGKVNNRLIRQGTQQAIIEATFQTNTKIRQWLSAQEIDPLEDGTLVCTRELSLTGNSMRSRCRLNGVLVNLSLMNQLRESLVEITAQGQTVQLMDSTIQRDLLDLYGGQPILAQRQVVAAAYEVAKTALQALEKRRQSEQQRLQRLDLLQYQLKELEEARLTDADELEQLQQERDRLSHVVDLQKSSYQAYQLLYQNDSGELAIADLLGDAEAILTNMEEYDKEINSILEMVRNALTQVIEAGQQINAYGDGLEADPERLTEVEERINLLKRICRKYGPSLTEVISHYEKLQQELSELNDSEQSLEKLEQDYQAAQKKLDELCQNLTELRLGAAAKLEQQLVKELKPLAMEKVIFVCKMIPISPSASGADQIIFYFSPNPGEKIQPLSSTASGGEMSRFLLALKACFSGADNPSQTLIFDEIDAGVSGKVAQAIAQKLHQLSENHQVLCVTHQPLVAAMADVHFRVEKEMIEEYSQEEESHNGQLKFPEIRTVVRVKKLENHQTRREELALLTGGHSADEAIAFADSLLLKAAAYRLGKP
- a CDS encoding chaperone modulator CbpM, translated to MSEADIDLSQLEVQESEERFYTYEEAAGMVAISVNLIQRLVILNVVESDNAQLRAREIARIAQILRLRRDLGVNWVGAGMMLDMAQEIARLKARLRLYHSPED
- a CDS encoding helicase-related protein: MSQPSSGQIIVYIQDKARLADLISQMKDEREEFIKYQDYLEIHASLSETEKKQIFEYQNRVKIIFMTASASRGLSFPKTKHILVDIPRFEIEKNLMEVIQVIYRGRGNYEQDGVKKTLDDQEKELIFYLSEQAIYDPNNLNSSIEDSAEKRKLSLRESVLSLFNILLILKVSIMTRIFGYGKIGNDKFILIPIGGKSVFTAGYTFSSKMSSLIKQLKKEHYKDRYNERLKEIYSQLEKLLKSAEFTLQGDNSYSEEDKKSSYLKLQELLKREFIKILNTNFADLLDFAPVETGYISGSLLIVPVAHRIVKETYKMRIDQKQMNGQNKNLLNQLNEIYKDLNNPPNLRFAIYEAMELVQNLQEQPFKTQRLEQNSQCNDQYYLFPLFTFLSGEFINEYFSRGEEEPEDQRFRDILENYIRSIYPVGNVLPIGHKYKDFPFLVFRSYSLNEIRSKLFTDKYFLTSNDLNVLNLILYQDN
- a CDS encoding ATP-binding response regulator, with protein sequence MNDIAEKSVILIVDDTPTNLEMLLDILEDAGFKVVVAEDGESAIEMVEYAPPDLILLDILMPRLDGFETCRRLKSNPKTADIPIIFMTALIDNVEKLKGLNLGAVDYVTKPFEHEEVLARINIHLRLQNLTKKLLEQNEHLTQQAALLNITTDAIMVRDLDDKISFWNQGAEHLYGWQTQEVMGKNINKLLYRESYLSQPQNNWKNLIKYGAWESELHQVTKEGKEIIVNSRWTLMRDSLGEPKSILIVNTDITEKKQLEAQFLRAQRLESIGTLASGIAHDLNNILTPILGIAQILPMKFPDIDERTRELLKILEDNSKRGSALIKQVLSFARGLEGKHSILQVNYLLSEIQQMMRQTFPKSIEIRTNISPDLRPVRGDTTQLHQVLMNLVLNARDAMPNGGILTLGAENLFVDESYARQHLDAKEGLYSVVSVSDTGTGIAPEVLERIFEPFFTTKEHGKGSGLGLSTAMGIIKSHNGFLSINTKMGQGTVVKVHLPAQESFHTFTAQSLELPQGHGELLLLVDDEAGIRETTKILLENYNYQVLTANNGIEAIELYAQYEHKVSLVLMDIMMPAMGGDTAIRTLQKMNPEVKIIGISGLISSEKLSQEMKMKTQAFLPKPYTAQELLHTIDLILSPSGVSCR
- a CDS encoding bestrophin family protein, which translates into the protein MKNQIKREQKQRVWFRILFQWHGSVLPSILPKVLLCGAFSIIIALLETGGLNLSLPLESGIVPSIVLGLLLVFRTNTAYDKFWEGRKAWGTLINTVRNLARSIWVSIEEREPEDRTEKIVTLRLLVAFAIATKLHLRGEPVNSELAPFMSPLRYEKLKIMNNPPIEVAFWIGDYLQRQFDRGYVNAYQLTAMFKLVDQLVDVLGICERILKTPIPLAYNIHLKQLILLYCFTLPFQLIAQFEWLTPLIVALISFTVFGIEEIGIEIENPFGKDPNDLPLEQICETMTRNIEDLITLAPCVRRWQDTPLNRIEPDLNSFDAGSREL